The sequence below is a genomic window from Salinispira pacifica.
GTCGGGCATACGGGAAGTGTGATTGCTCCCCACATTTGCGCCGTACCCCACATTTCCCCGTCCGCCGGGCCAGAACGCGGCGATGAGCAGACTCTGGTGATGAAATCCCACGAAAGGACCCAGGAAACAGCTGGTGATCTCCCCTTTGCTCACGCCGGAGTTTGGGCCGATGATGGAATCCACAATTTTCCCGTGATGCTCGGCGTGACTGTGCTCGAACAGCATGGAGTTCTGGATGATTGATGCATCGCTCACCTCCACTCCGTCCTGAAGAATTGAATTGCGGATAATGCTGCTGTTGGTAACCACGCTGGGATCGCTGCTGGTGGAAAATATGCTGCTGTTGGAAATCTCATCGGCTCCCAGAACCCGGCTGTAGGGGCCGATATAGGAATTCACAATAGAGCGGCAGTCCAGAATCCGGGAATGTTTATCGATGATGGTCCAGTTGAATCTGATGCGTTCAAGATATTCGGACAAATGGGTTCCATACGCATCTTCCACGGCAGCTGAACCGGGGTGCATGAGCACGTACTCGGCAAGTTCCAGACTCAAATCCGAGTACAGGGATATTTCACGGCCGCCGGTCTCGATTCCCACGGGAATATTCACACCGTTCCCGTACAGGGTTCCCCGGGAACCTGCGGTGAGTCCGGTGCTGGAGTTACTCAGAAGGCTGTCACGCACTACCAGTGTGGCGAAAATTCTGGGACAGTTATGTACCGCACTTCCGCTGGCAATGTGACTGCTTTCAATGGTGCTGCGGTGAATACCTGAGGGGAGTGAGCCCGCACTTTCCTGATTGCAGATCATCCGTCCGTCAAAATACCCAAGAACCACATCGCCAATGAATAGATTCTGGGTGATGAAGGCTGCTGAAAAATCCTCTACCACCCGGATTCTCGACCAGTCATGGCATACGTTACCCTGTCTTTCCAGGCTCTGTACTTCGTCATGTGAAAGGGTACGAAGAGGCCGCCCCTTGAGAACCGGACTTTCGGATTCCGGGACGGCCTTCAGTTTTTCTATGCGGTAGGTGAAGTGGGAGTAATTGATGTTCTCCAGAAGCTCATCGATTTTATTCAAAAGAGGTATTTCCCCACCTTGTGTTGCCGCTGCGACATCGTCTGTTGCCGCATGATGATCTGCTGCCGCCGCATTATCGTCTGCCGCCGAAAATTCTCAGCAGAAAGAGAAACATGTTGATAAAATCCAGGTAGAGCTTTAATGCCCCCATGATGCTCAGCCTGATATAATCGGGCTCGCTCATGTTCTCTCCCATGGCATCGCTCATTCGCTTGATCCTCTGGGTGTCGTATGCTGTGAGCCCCATAAAAAGCAGAACACCCACATAACTGATGATATAGCTGAGTGCCTGACTATTCAGGAAAAAATTCACCAAGGATGCAATGATTACACCGATGAGGGCCATAAACAGGTAGGAGCCCCAGCCGGATAGATCTTTACGGGTTACAAAGGCGAAAATGCTCATGGCCCCGAACATTCCCGCTGTAATGAAAAATGTTGTGGCAATGGACTGCTGGGTGTATGCAAGGAAGATAAACGAGATAGTAACCCCGTTGAGGGCCGAATATCCGGCAAAGGTAAGGGTTGCCGTCATGGGGGACATCTGCATAATCCGTGCAGAGATGAAGAACACCAGGCCCACTTCCACAAGCATGAGGATGAGAAAGCCGTTATTCTGAGCCAGCGTGCGCACCAATTGGGTGTTCTGGGCAGTTCCCCAGGCAACCACACCGGTAAGCGCCAGACCAAGGGTCATCCAAATATACACATTACGCATCAGATTCCTGGACATTACTGCCGAGGAGCTGAAAGTCATTGAGTTTTCTCTATTCATAAAGCCTCCGTTTCTAATAATATAGTGCCATGATTCGCATTCGAAAACCAGACGATTTTCATATTCATTTGCGCCAGGGCCCCAATCTGCCGGCCTATCTTGCAGATGCCGCAGGAAGTTTCGCCCGGGCGCTCATTATGCCCAATACGCTTCCACCGGTAAACAACCCCGCCAGGCTCAGGGAGTATCAGCAGGAAATCAGCCGGGCAGGCGAAGATCTCCCGGACTTTCAGCCTCTCTATACGTTTAAGATCTCCGGTGATATTACCGGAGAGGAGCTGGAAGAGATGTTCCGTCGCGGGGTGACCGCGGGAAAGTATTACCCTCTGGGAGCCACAACCAATGCCGAGGACGGCGTGGCGGATCACAGAAACATATTCCCTGTACTTGATGAGATGCAGAACCGGGATCTGGTACTGTGCATTCACGGAGAGAAGCCGGACTCCTTTGTTCTGGACCGTGAAAAGGATTTTCTTCCTGTACTCAGGGATATCCGCAGCAACTTTCCACGGCTGAGAATTGTCCTTGAGCATATCAGCACTGAAGCGGGAATCCAGGCGGTACAGGAGCTCGGGGACAGAACTGCCGGAACCCTGACGGTTCATCACCTGATGCGCAATCTGGACCATCTTCTGGGGGGGATGCTGAACCCCCATCTTTTCTGCAAACCGGTGCTGAAAACACCCGGTGATCAGAAAGCGCTTGTGGATGCCGCATTTTCCGGAAGTCACCGCTTTTTCCTGGGAACCGACAGCGCGCCTCACAAGCGGGGGGACAAGGAATGCGACTGCGGCTGCGCAGGAACCTATACCGCGCCTGTGGCAATCCCTGCCTTGTTCCAGTTTTTTCTGGAACAGGGCGCAATTGATAAAGAGAATACCCGGCTCTTTCAGGACTTCACTTCAGCACACGGCGCCGACTTCTACGGTCTGGAGAAAAACCGGGGTGAACTCATTCTGGAAAATGCCCCCTGGAAGGTTCCGGCGGAGTACCACGGGGTGGTACCATTCCTTGCCAACAGCGAACTACAATGGAGGGTACTATGAATATTATACCGGCTATCGACCTTCTGAACGGTGAAGCCGTCAGATTGTATCAGGGATCCTATGATCAGGTGAAAAGCTACTCCCGGGATCCGGTGGAGACCGCCCTGAAATTCCAGTCGGAGGGTGCCAGGCATCTCCATGTGGTGGATCTGGATGCCGCCCGCTGGAAGGGCGGAGATCCTTCCGGAAAAAAGCATAACCGGGAGCAGATCCGCCGCATTGCCGAAGCAACAGAGATGACTCTGGAAGTGGGCGGTGGCATCAGAAGTGATGAGGATATCCGGGAGCTGATGGATGCAGGCATCCGGCGCCTGGTGGTGGGTACCCTGCTTGTGAAAAACCCGGGAATGGTGCGCAGCTGGATTGAGCGTTACGACGCCGACTTTATCGCCGGTATAGACGCCAGGGACGGTGAAGTAAAAATCGCCGGCTGGGAGGACGGGTCCAGTGTGAAGGATGATGTTCTGGCTTCCTCCATGGCAGACCTGGGGGTGAAAGGAATCATTTATACCAATATCAGCCTGGATGGTACCCTCAAGGGACCTGATATTCAGAGGGCCCTCCACATTGCCGAGGCATCCGGCCTTCCTGTAACGGTATCCGGCGGGATGGGAAGTATGAGCGACTGTCGTGATGTGGCCGAAGCAGCCGCAGCGAATCCCGGTGCGGAAAATATCCCAATGATAGAAGGGGTGATTATCGGCAAGGCGCTGTATGAAGGCAGTATTTCCCTGGCCGAAGCAATTATGCTGTATCAGAATGGGGGGGAAGATGTTTAATCCCAAAGACGGTGAAATTCTGCCGGTACTCATCCGGAATTCCCGGGGAGAGCTGATGGGCACAGGGATCAGCAATGAAAAAGGATTCCGAAAGAGCATAGAGCGGCAGGAAGCATGGCTTCTGGACGGAAAAACCGGAAGGCTGTTACCGGCTCCCCGCATCCGGGGTTTTCAGGAAATCCGGCACAGGGACGGCTACTACGAAATTATTTCCCGGGAAATATCAGCTGATACTGATCCTGCTCCCGCCGACGCCGCTCAGAAGACGCCGGGGGAAGGGACGGAAACGGCTGAAATGACAGACGCCGGGGATGTGCAGGGTTCCGGAGAAAACGAGCCCGTTACCGGCTCTGCAGCGGGAGCTGAAAAAGACCCGGAAGACCCATCGTACGGGGAATACGGAATGTTTCTCCGCAGACTGGAAGAGACAATCCGGCGTCGCCGTGAGGAGATGCCTCCGGGATCCTACACCACCCACCTCTTTGAGAAGGGGGAAGAGAAGATCCGGAAAAAAACCGGCGAAGAAGCGGTGGAGCTGCTTCTGGCCCGTGACAATCAGGAGCTTGCCTCCGAGGCGGCTGACCTGATGTATCATATGATGGTGCTTTTTGTTCAGCGGGGAATGAAATTCGGGGACGCCGTGGAGGTGCTTCGCAGCCGCCACAGCTGACCCCGCCGGCCTTACAGGGCGGCCAGAATTTTGTCGCCCATTTCGGCGGTTCCGATCCGGGTGCAGCCCTTGCTCATAATATCGCCTGTACGGAATCCCTGATCAAGAACCTTACTGATTGCGGCGAAAATGCGGCTGTAGGCTTCGTTCATTCCGAAGCTGTATTTCAGCATCATGCCCATGCTGAGAATCTGGGCAATGGGATTTGCAATGCCCTGTCCCGCAATATCCGGCGCACTTCCTCCGGATGGTTCGTAGAGCCCGAAGCTTCCGTCCGCAAGGCTGGCACTGGGGAGCATTCCCAGTGAGCCGGTAATCATGCTTGCTTCATCGCTGATAATATCTCCGAACATATTGCCGCAGAGTATTACATCGAACTGACCGGGATTTTTCACCAGCTGCATGGCTGCGTTATCCACATACATGTGAGATACGCTTACGTCGGGATAATCCCCGGCCATTTCGTTCACCACCTCCCTCCACATCACCATTGATGTGAGTACATTGGCTTTATCGATTGAGCAGAGCTTCCGATTCCGTTTCATTGCTGTTTCAAAGCCCACTCTGGCAATGCGCCGTATTTCATCCTTGGTGTATACCAGGGTGTCGAA
It includes:
- a CDS encoding DUF4954 family protein is translated as MNKIDELLENINYSHFTYRIEKLKAVPESESPVLKGRPLRTLSHDEVQSLERQGNVCHDWSRIRVVEDFSAAFITQNLFIGDVVLGYFDGRMICNQESAGSLPSGIHRSTIESSHIASGSAVHNCPRIFATLVVRDSLLSNSSTGLTAGSRGTLYGNGVNIPVGIETGGREISLYSDLSLELAEYVLMHPGSAAVEDAYGTHLSEYLERIRFNWTIIDKHSRILDCRSIVNSYIGPYSRVLGADEISNSSIFSTSSDPSVVTNSSIIRNSILQDGVEVSDASIIQNSMLFEHSHAEHHGKIVDSIIGPNSGVSKGEITSCFLGPFVGFHHQSLLIAAFWPGGRGNVGYGANVGSNHTSRMPDQECWPGEGMFFGLSCAVKYPANFRKAPYSIVAAGVTTLPQKLEYPFSLINEPVGYFLEVPPGFNNLIPAWGLSANLYSLKRNEAKYYKRNKARRNRFDLRVFRPEILEYMRDAVGMLENIRERKTIYLPGDIPGIGKNMLTDENRLKAIEAYRFFLDLVAFREERETILAAGSGSGGAAARNRTGKE
- a CDS encoding Bax inhibitor-1/YccA family protein, which produces MNRENSMTFSSSAVMSRNLMRNVYIWMTLGLALTGVVAWGTAQNTQLVRTLAQNNGFLILMLVEVGLVFFISARIMQMSPMTATLTFAGYSALNGVTISFIFLAYTQQSIATTFFITAGMFGAMSIFAFVTRKDLSGWGSYLFMALIGVIIASLVNFFLNSQALSYIISYVGVLLFMGLTAYDTQRIKRMSDAMGENMSEPDYIRLSIMGALKLYLDFINMFLFLLRIFGGRR
- the pyrC gene encoding dihydroorotase, with translation MIRIRKPDDFHIHLRQGPNLPAYLADAAGSFARALIMPNTLPPVNNPARLREYQQEISRAGEDLPDFQPLYTFKISGDITGEELEEMFRRGVTAGKYYPLGATTNAEDGVADHRNIFPVLDEMQNRDLVLCIHGEKPDSFVLDREKDFLPVLRDIRSNFPRLRIVLEHISTEAGIQAVQELGDRTAGTLTVHHLMRNLDHLLGGMLNPHLFCKPVLKTPGDQKALVDAAFSGSHRFFLGTDSAPHKRGDKECDCGCAGTYTAPVAIPALFQFFLEQGAIDKENTRLFQDFTSAHGADFYGLEKNRGELILENAPWKVPAEYHGVVPFLANSELQWRVL
- the hisA gene encoding 1-(5-phosphoribosyl)-5-[(5-phosphoribosylamino)methylideneamino]imidazole-4-carboxamide isomerase; its protein translation is MNIIPAIDLLNGEAVRLYQGSYDQVKSYSRDPVETALKFQSEGARHLHVVDLDAARWKGGDPSGKKHNREQIRRIAEATEMTLEVGGGIRSDEDIRELMDAGIRRLVVGTLLVKNPGMVRSWIERYDADFIAGIDARDGEVKIAGWEDGSSVKDDVLASSMADLGVKGIIYTNISLDGTLKGPDIQRALHIAEASGLPVTVSGGMGSMSDCRDVAEAAAANPGAENIPMIEGVIIGKALYEGSISLAEAIMLYQNGGEDV
- the hisE gene encoding phosphoribosyl-ATP diphosphatase, whose protein sequence is MFNPKDGEILPVLIRNSRGELMGTGISNEKGFRKSIERQEAWLLDGKTGRLLPAPRIRGFQEIRHRDGYYEIISREISADTDPAPADAAQKTPGEGTETAEMTDAGDVQGSGENEPVTGSAAGAEKDPEDPSYGEYGMFLRRLEETIRRRREEMPPGSYTTHLFEKGEEKIRKKTGEEAVELLLARDNQELASEAADLMYHMMVLFVQRGMKFGDAVEVLRSRHS
- the leuB gene encoding 3-isopropylmalate dehydrogenase, which translates into the protein MNQDKSTIRIAVLPGDGIGPEVMAEAEKILSKIMDDDGKTYELIHGDVGGIAIDNHGSALPGSTLDICRNSQAILFGSVGGPKWEGLPPEQQPERAALLPLRKTFGLYANLRPAVIFPQLQDASPLKNEVIGTNFDLLVVRELTGGIYFGEPKGRENDRAFDTLVYTKDEIRRIARVGFETAMKRNRKLCSIDKANVLTSMVMWREVVNEMAGDYPDVSVSHMYVDNAAMQLVKNPGQFDVILCGNMFGDIISDEASMITGSLGMLPSASLADGSFGLYEPSGGSAPDIAGQGIANPIAQILSMGMMLKYSFGMNEAYSRIFAAISKVLDQGFRTGDIMSKGCTRIGTAEMGDKILAAL